From a single Anomaloglossus baeobatrachus isolate aAnoBae1 chromosome 4, aAnoBae1.hap1, whole genome shotgun sequence genomic region:
- the LOC142302811 gene encoding vomeronasal type-2 receptor 26-like codes for MLCTIVFCISDAVECVECPWDKWPNHQRTKCIPKAEDYLSYEDPLGATLAIINVVSSLVPYIILWILTLNKSSALVKASNYSISCLLLVSLSLCFLCSLLFIGYPKPEKCLLRQAAFGMVFVFCVACILAKTILVLFAFMAIKPRSNKKKWTNTRVSYVIIAAGSIFQALLCICWLSLRPPFMEYNLHISPGVIIVECNEESLIAFWIMLGYLFLLATTSFLVAFLVRRLPDSFNEARFITFSMLAFLCVWVSFIPAFLSAQGKYTVAMEIFAILASSWAIIICMFAPKCFIIVFRPNRNSKDYVMSRHRYPVVKDSRM; via the coding sequence ATGTTATGTACAATTGTATTTTGCATTTCAGATGCTGTTGAGTGTGTTGAATGTCCATGGGACAAGTGGCCGAATCATCAAAGAACAAAATGCATCCCTAAAGCTGAAGATTACCTTTCCTATGAAGATCCCTTAGGGGCTACCTTGGCTATTATTAATGTGGTGTCCTCACTGGTTCCTTACATCATTTTATGGATTTTAACATTGAATAAGTCTAGTGCCCTCGTAAAGGCCAGTAACTACTCTATAAGTTGTCTTCTTCTGGTATCACTGTCGTTGTGTTTCCTTTGCTCCCTGCTTTTCATTGGGTACCCCAAGCCTGAGAAATGTCTCCTGAGACAGGCCGCATTTGGCATGGTCTTTGTTTTCTGTGTAGCTTGCATTCTGGCCAAAACTATATTGGTATTATTTGCATTCATGGCCATAAAGCCAAGAAGTAACAAGAAGAAATGGACCAACACAAGAGTGTCTTATGTCATAATAGCAGCTGGCTCCATATTTCAGGCACTGTTGTGCATTTGTTGGCTTTCTCTTAGACCACCCTTCATGGAGTACAACCTTCATATTAGCCCTGGAGTCATTATTGTTGAGTGTAACGAAGAATCACTCATCGCTTTCTGGATCATGTTGGGCTATTTGTTTCTCTTGGCTACTACAAGCTTCTTGGTGGCCTTCCTGGTTCGAAGACTTCCCGACAGCTTCAATGAGGCCCGGTTTATTACATTCAGCATGTTGGCCTTTCTTTGCGTGTGGGTGTCCTTCATTCCTGCCTTCCTCAGTGCCCAAGGAAAATACACTGTAGCAATGGAAATATTTGCAATTCTTGCCTCTAGCTGGGCTATCATAATATGCATGTTTGCCCCAAAATGTTTTATTATAGTGTTCAGACCTAATAGGAACTCTAAAGACTATGTCATGAGCAGACACCGATATCCTGTGGTCAAGGACAGCAGAATGTGA